One region of Solanum pennellii chromosome 6, SPENNV200 genomic DNA includes:
- the LOC107021109 gene encoding CBL-interacting serine/threonine-protein kinase 5-like: protein MGFAAPCTSIQTMSSNNYWTAHRFLNFPLHCSASFYLSLCFSTSHFRNSQVYSIQINKDSIFKPHYLHLLKPFFSFMEDKIDQSKQEMDHLMDGSRSIIFGKYEMGRLLGQGTFAKVYYSRDIKTCESVAIKVINKDHVKREGMMEQIIREISIMRLVRHPNIVEIKEVMATKQKIFVVMEYVKGGELFAKVANGKLKEDVARKYFQQLISAVDFCHSRGVFHRDLKPENLLLDENENLKVSDFGLSALSEQLRSDGLLHTRCGTPAYVAPEVLRKKGYDGAKSDIWSCGVILYVLLAGFLPFKHENLMKMYRKVFKGEYEFPPWFSPEAKKLISKLLVADPEKRITISAVTKVPWFIKEFNRSSSFSSIEENNTDQKQETKEPSLGARSKSAPPFYNAFEFISSMSSGFDLSSLFEGKKKSGSLFTSKCSASTIMSKLESLAKKVDFQIVSAKEFKVKMQGTSNGRKGKLSVMAEVFQVAPEVAIVEFSKSAGDTLEYKKFCEEDVRPSLKDIVWTWQGENNGRD from the coding sequence ATGGGCTTTGCCGCTCCTTGTACTTCTATCCAAACAATGTCCTCCAATAACTATTGGACAGCCCACAGATTTCTTAATTTTCCCCTACACTGCTCCGCCTCCTTTTATTTGAGTCTCTGTTTTTCCACTTCACATTTTCGCAATTCTCAAGTATATTCCATTCAAATTAACAAAGATTCCATCTTTAAACCTCACTACTTGCATCTGCTTAAACCATTTTTCAGCTTTATGGAAGATAAAATTGATCAATCGAAGCAAGAAATGGATCATTTAATGGATGGTTCGAGAAGTATTATATTCGGGAAGTACGAGATGGGGAGGCTATTAGGCCAAGGAACATTTGCAAAGGTTTATTATAGCAGAGATATCAAAACTTGTGAAAGCGTAGCGATTAAAGTAATCAACAAAGATCATGTTAAAAGAGAAGGAATGATGGAGCAAATCATTCGAGAAATTTCTATTATGCGATTAGTTCGACATCCAAACATCGTGGAAATCAAAGAAGTTATGGCTACGAAACAAAAAATCTTTGTAGTTATGGAATATGTTAAAGGGGGTGAGCTTTTCGCAAAAGTTGCTAATGGCAAACTTAAGGAAGATGTTGCAAGAAAGTACTTCCAGCAATTGATTAGCGCTGTTGATTTCTGCCATAGTCGCGGTGTATTTCACCGCGATTTGAAACCTGAGAACTTACTCcttgatgaaaatgaaaacTTGAAGGTGTCTGATTTTGGGTTATCAGCTTTGTCTGAGCAATTGAGGAGCGATGGTTTGCTTCATACACGGTGTGGAACTCCAGCTTATGTTGCCCCTGAAGTGCTGAGGAAAAAAGGGTATGATGGTGCTAAATCTGATATTTGGTCTTGTGGGGTTATTTTATATGTTCTTTTAGCTGGATTTCTACCATTTAAACACGAGAATTTGATGAAGATGTATCGAAAAGTCTTTAAAGGTGAATATGAATTTCCTCCATGGTTTTCCCCTGAAGCTAAGAAACTGATATCAAAGCTTCTAGTAGCTGATCCagaaaaaagaattacaatttCAGCTGTAACAAAAGTCCCTTGGTTTATCAAAGAATTCAATcgatcttcttctttttcttccatCGAAGAAAACAACACAGATCAGAAACAGGAAACCAAAGAACCAAGTTTGGGAGCTAGATCAAAATCAGCTCCACCTTTTTACAACGCATTTGAATTCATATCGTCAATGTCTTCAGGGTTCGATTTATCAAGCCTTTTTGAAGGTAAAAAGAAATCCGGTTCTCTTTTCACATCGAAATGCTCTGCTTCAACAATCATGTCAAAACTCGAATCTTTAGCGAAGAAGGTGGATTTTCAGATTGTATCCGCTAAGGAATTCAAGGTGAAGATGCAAGGAACATCGAATGGGCGAAAAGGGAAATTGTCAGTTATGGCTGAAGTTTTCCAAGTTGCACCAGAAGTGGCGATTGTTGAATTCTCAAAATCTGCTGGAGACACCTTAGAATATAAAAAGTTCTGTGAAGAAGATGTACGGCCTTCGCTTAAAGATATTGTTTGGACATGGCAAGGTGAGAATAATGGCCGTGACTAA